In Poecilia reticulata strain Guanapo linkage group LG1, Guppy_female_1.0+MT, whole genome shotgun sequence, one genomic interval encodes:
- the LOC103464161 gene encoding protocadherin-10-like isoform X3 yields MIWLILLLSILNGALCQLHYSVPEEREPGTVVGNIAEDLGLDITKLSARRFQTVPSSRTPYLEVNLENGALVVKEKIDREEICKQTIPCLLHLEVFLENPLELFRVEIEVEDVNDNPPSFPEPDIFVEISESAIPGTRFPVENAFDPDVGTNALSTYAITNNNYFSLDVQTQSDGTKFAELVLEKPLDREQKAVHRYVLTAVDGGVPQRTGTALLEVKVLDSNDNAPTFDESVYTVNLRENSPVGTLVIQLNATDVDEGLNGEIIYSFSSHNTPRIKDLFNIDERTGRIEVAGEVDYEESNTHQINVQAKDLGANAVPAHCKVLVKLVDVNDNTPEISFSTVTESVSEQHAPGTVIALFSVSDRDSGENGQMSCEIMGDVPFKLKSSFKNYYTIVTDGSLDRENTESYTITIVATDKGQPSLATSKSIKVHVSDENDNAPRFTQAVYDVYVTENNVPGAFIHAVTALDPDIGQNSLITYSILECDIQGMSVDTYVSINQDTGYLYALRSFDYEQLKEFSFMVQAKDSGAVELFSNATVNVIIVDQNDNAPSVIAPIGKNGTAKEHLPRSAEPGYLVTRIVAMDADDGENARLSYSILRGNEMGMFRMDWRTGELRTARRISPKRDPQGFYDLLIEVRDHGQPPLSSSASVSVILVDSVVEGRSGDRGSASKAKETSLDLTLILIIALGSVSFIFLLAMIVLAVRCQKDKKLNLYTCLLAGDCCLCCGSCCSRQSRGRKQKKLSKSDIMLVQSTNVTTGVGPVGQVPVEESGVGSVGGGFGSHHHQNQNSYCYQVCLTPESAKTDLMFLKPCSPSRSNDADHTNPCGAIVTGYSDQQPDIISNGSILSSETKHQRAELSYLVDRPRRVNSSAFQEADIVSSKDSGHGDSEQGDSDHDATNRGHSAGADLFSNCTEECKALGHSDRCWMPSFVPSDGRQGPDYRSNLHVPGMDATLPDTEPAKGFASSFHVDLSETA; encoded by the exons ATGATTTGGTTAATACTTCTGCTCTCCATTCTGAATGGAGCTCTATGTCAGCTGCACTACTCCGTGCCAGAAGAGCGAGAGCCTGGCACCGTAGTTGGGAATATCGCAGAAGATCTAGGCTTGGACATTACCAAACTTTCCGCTCGCCGGTTCCAGACGGTGCCAAGTTCGCGGACACCTTATCTGGAGGTGAACTTGGAGAACGGCGCTCTGGTTGTGAAAGAGAAAATAGACAGAGAAGAAATCTGCAAGCAGACCATTCCGTGCCTGCTGCACTTGGAGGTGTTTTTGGAGAATCCGCTGGAGCTGTTCCGCGTGGAGATCGAGGTGGAGGATGTCAACGACAATCCGCCCAGCTTTCCGGAGCCGGACATTTTCGTGGAAATATCTGAGAGTGCCATACCCGGGACTCGTTTCCCCGTGGAGAACGCCTTCGACCCCGACGTTGGCACCAACGCGCTCAGCACGTATGCTATAACCAACAATAACTATTTTTCCCTCGACGTGCAGACGCAGAGCGACGGGACCAAATTCGCGGAGTTGGTGCTGGAGAAGCCGCTGGACAGAGAGCAGAAGGCGGTCCATCGCTATGTCCTGACGGCTGTGGACGGGGGCGTCCCGCAGCGGACCGGAACGGCTCTGTTGGAAGTTAAAGTTCTGGACTCTAATGACAACGCTCCCACGTTCGATGAGTCCGTGTACACGGTTAACCTGCGGGAAAACTCACCCGTGGGGACCCTAGTCATCCAGCTAAACGCCACGGATGTAGACGAGGGACTAAACGGAGAAATCATTTATTCCTTTAGCAGCCACAACACCCCGCGGATAAAAGACTTGTTCAACATCGACGAAAGAACGGGCAGGATAGAAGTGGCCGGCGAGGTGGACTACGAAGAGAGCAACACGCACCAGATCAACGTCCAGGCGAAAGATCTGGGGGCTAACGCCGTCCCTGCGCACTGCAAAGTGCTGGTCAAACTTGTGGACGTGAATGACAACACACCGGAGATCAGCTTCAGCACCGTAACTGAGTCTGTGAGCGAGCAGCACGCCCCGGGCACCGTTATTGCCCTCTTCAGCGTTTCGGACCGAGACTCTGGTGAGAACGGTCAGATGAGCTGTGAGATCATGGGCGACGTCCCCTTCAAGTTGAAATCGTCGTTTAAAAATTACTACACCATCGTAACGGACGGCTCCCTTGACAGGGAGAACACGGAATCGTACACCATCACAATCGTGGCCACAGACAAAGGTCAGCCCTCGTTGGCCACCAGCAAATCAATTAAGGTGCACGTCTCCGACGAGAATGACAACGCGCCCCGCTTTACGCAGGCTGTTTATGACGTCTATGTGACTGAGAACAATGTGCCTGGCGCTTTCATTCACGCAGTGACCGCCTTGGACCCTGATATAGGACAGAACTCTTTAATTACCTACTCCATATTGGAGTGTGACATCCAGGGAATGTCTGTTGACACGTATGTCTCCATAAACCAAGACACCGGCTACCTTTACGCGCTGCGCTCTTTTGATTATGAGCAGCTGAAGGAGTTCAGCTTCATGGTCCAGGCTAAGGACTCAGGTGCTGTCGAGTTGTTCTCCAATGCCACCGTTAACGTCATCATAGTCGACCAAAATGACAACGCTCCCAGCGTCATAGCCCCTATAGGTAAAAACGGCACGGCTAAAGAGCACTTGCCGCGTTCCGCGGAGCCTGGATACCTGGTGACGCGCATCGTGGCCATGGACGCAGATGACGGCGAAAACGCACGGCTGTCCTACAGCATCCTGCGGGGCAATGAGATGGGAATGTTTCGCATGGACTGGAGGACCGGGGAGCTGAGAACGGCGCGCAGGATCTCCCCCAAGCGGGACCCACAGGGCTTTTACGACCTGCTGATAGAGGTGAGGGACCACGGGCagcctcctctctcctcttccgCCAGTGTGAGCGTAATACTAGTGGACAGCGTGGTGGAGGGCCGCAGTGGGGACCGCGGCTCGGCCTCCAAGGCTAAAGAGACTTCTCTTGATCTCACCCTGATTCTCATCATCGCCCTGGGCTCCGTGTCCTTTATATTCCTCCTGGCCATGATAGTGCTGGCCGTGCGCTGTCAAAAGGACAAGAAGCTCAATCTGTACACGTGCCTGTTGGCCGGTGACTGCTGCCTGTGCTGTggctcctgctgcagcaggcAGAGCCGCGgcaggaagcagaagaagctGAGTAAATCCGACATCATGCTGGTTCAGAGCACCAACGTGACCACGGGAGTTGGGCCCGTCGGGCAGGTGCCAGTGGAGGAGTCTGGGGTGGGGAGCGTGGGAGGCGGGTTTGGCTCCCACCACCACCAAAACCAGAACTCCTATTGCTACCAGGTGTGCCTGACACCGGAGTCTGCCAAGACGGATCTGATGTTCCTTAAGCCGTGCAGCCCCTCCCGCAGCAACGACGCTGATCACACCAACCCCTGCGGGGCAATAGTGACCGGCTACAGTGATCAGCAACCGGACATTATATCTAACGGCAGCATTCTCTCCAGTGAG ACAAAACATCAACGAGCAGAACTCAGCTATCTGGTGGACAGACCCAGGCGTGTCAACAG TTCTGCATTTCAAGAGGCAGACATTGTCAGTTCTAAAGACAGTGGTCACGGCGACAGTGAACAGGGCGACAGCGACCACGACGCAACAAACCGGGGTCACTCAGCCG